TGTCATTAAAAACGCGGGAAAACTATCATATCCCCTATAGTACACCTAGCTAGATACATCTGTGGTAGCAGCCGACGTCTAGCCGTGACGTCAGCTTACGCATGCGCACGGAGGTTTCCGTATGAGAAAAAATCCCACGATAGCGCATCACTGCTCTGCTTAGGTTGCGCTGATTCAGCTCCTGTGGCATTCTGCTAGGCTCACGCTGTCCCTCTGCTGCTTGTTGCTGCGGGTTGCTTCGGCCTTGTCACTTTCTTGGTCACCAGTTTCAACACTTTAATTTTCGTTTTGCGTTGTTCTTAGCTCTGGCGCCTGTGCTTTTAATTCTTTGAGTTAGGCTTCTTGGTCCAGCTGCAGCCGTGCCCAGGTCATCAGGGTATTCAGAACATCCAGGTAAACGGTAAAGATGGCgaatcccaccgctgccaccaatttGTTGCGCCTACTTCGGTAGCGGTAGGCGCTGCGTATTGATTTGAGATTTGCCGTGCTGGTCAAGGGGGCTTTGGCTCGGAgagtttagaataattaagcaCTTCTGAATAGatagaataacttttatttggtatcttcttattacacttgtcacctcacttattcggcgaccgtactaccgtggttacgcgtatacgcgacgtgtcgtgcttcgtccggaactttgctgataaaaaccccgcggcgccttgtgtgccgccttaatttatacggatcagtattcggaacacaatgagacttgaactatatcgatccattgtgttaccaaaatgctgatctgtttaatctactttagacgcaagtgacactcgggcttctaagaacgagtgctcgcgtcagcgcctaattgtttaataattaaataacttttgtcacaggattctcgagaagtggcctcgattaatggccttctaaatgtttattattgttattgcctaattaacctataattattacgttgtggtctttcgacacacaacaaCACAATATGTGAAGatttattaaagagaaaaataataaagcataGCATCTCTCCTTACTATTCACGCATTGTCCTAGTCTCAAAaggaaatggaaaaaaaaggatgTGTATTGATTTACGTCCGCTTAACCAACGGATCTATCCTCAAAAATTTCCTTTCCTTCTTGTTGAAGATCAACTTGATCAATTATACGGTAAAcagttttttacaaaattagatTTACGCAATGGTTTCCATCagattaaaatacataatgagGATACTCAATACTTTGCATTTGCCACGCATAGGGCACAATACGAGTATGTCAAAATGCCTTTTGGTTATTCTGAAGCGCCGGCTAAGGGTGCGTTCCGTTATTAACTGTGAGTACTGACAGTACTACCAGTAGCGTTCCGATATTGCCAATAGTGCACTGCGAAAGTACTGCTAGAAATCCATGACGTCATTGATTTTTACGTATTTCCTGTTGCGGCTACTGCAATCACCGAGGTGAAGCACTCGCAGTAATTAAGATGGCGTCTTCCATGGGTGTGCAGCTGTCTGACATGGATATTGTTTTAACCGATCTAACCTTGATCGACAACGATGAAAATAaggaatataatataagagtAAGTCCCGAAGATGCGGAAAGAGCTCAAAAtggtaagaatttttttctttaattaaaattaaatgtacaataatagtacaaaatacattacaattacatttatattatactacaattacatttttaacatataaatattttaaattatattttattattttatatttcataaatatttttaaaatttaaggtATTTGGAccattattaatgtttatgttTTTGTTTCAGATTTACAATTTGCAACAACCTTGCTGGAAGAAGCAAAACTGTGTATTaacaacaataacaaaaaaagaaaaactaacAACATAGGTAATGTATAAAATCGTAttaaacattctttttataaCAAGAGTTTTAACTTTGAAGTTTAATGTCTaaacaaattcttttataaactgattaattaatttattaaaaaattagtgttattttaaaaatgttaaaattaaatattaggcTTCAAAATGTTGaactgttattttttaattgatttttattcaattatattttaataaatgtttcaattttcagattgtagtattttgaaaaatagaaacacgAACATTATTTCTACAGCATCTACCTTAAATGAAGATAAAGGTAAAGGTACGTTAAAATAAGTACTTAACTTTGAtctactttaataaaaattattaaattaactttttggTATAATTAGAACAGCATAATTGGTCAAGAGAAGAAACACTACTTCTGATTGACATATATACTACTAAAGaacaagatttttataatggAAAGAGCACAATAAAATGTTGCTgggaaaatgtttttaaagaaatgagaaaaaaaggatataatattaatgggACAAAATGtgctataaaatttcaagcaATGAAGAggacttataaaaatataaaagaccACAACAATCGTTCAGgaaatgataaaagaaaatgggaatattttgatgtaagtatttcttaatttaattatgcataattatgAATAACTTTTGTAGTACATAGAAATATTCACTACAAttctgtaaagaaaaaaatagttatctcatgaaaaataattatttgtatgatttaaaatcgaatttgaaaagaaaaaaagtaaatgatatctttatattaaatgattaaatataatggtatctttatatattacgtaatatatacaatatatataattagtgtGTAAGTATATTActtatgtgaatattttagCTGAtggataatatatttaacaaaaaaccTTGGATAAAACCTTTAGCAGTTGCTGGAACAAGTATCGAAACAAGCGATGAAAGTTCTGAAAGTTCTTGTAGTACAGAAGAAAGTCTGAAGAAAAGtaagtataaataacattttacaatctgtttattataaatgcatctgttatattataaatataatctcaAATACATTcaaatctataattttcttttatagtaaaaaaaagaaaattaaacatGGAAACGTATatggaaaaatgtttaaaagaaaaaattcttaaacgTGAATCTGCTGACAAGAGACATATAGAAAAAATGGAAcagctaaaaaaaattgaagagatattaaataaagcttTTCTAAAATGAGTTCCTGGACATCATCAACTCGCAGTGAGCCGCGCGTACTTATAtgcgcaaaaaatttatatcctcACTGTGCCTCATTGCAAAGTGgttgtgaaaacattgttaagattattttttgttttttttatcattaatataagaatattttttaaagtcttattgtaatacatttatggtgcaataatttgttacagtttttattttagtttattatagaattttataaaattaatacattaaaaaaattacattaagaCTATACATTaagcatatatattaaaattaaaagactgatacatatctaatttttatgtataaagtataaagttAGTtagtaaagttaaaattaaagtattaataaagtataagaAAAAACATGATTAAACTGGCATTGAATAAAACCTGACactaaataaaaactaattctttaaacttaacttttaatttatttacattttaaattataaaaaatttaattaataataataattataattattaacttttacagGATATGGGATATTagtaaaaatgtgaaattttttgtaaaattggaaaagaattttaagacaatcaatacaaatttcaatataattaatatatttgcgtTGAAATGtcatgataatatttataaaattatacaaaatatatattgacttctacaaatatacaagatatttataaaatatatgaaaataattaaggaTTTATAAACGATTGTGCAATAAGATTGCGTTTTTCAATGCCTTGTTCTTTATTTTGAGGATCAATAGTATCACGATTCGGTTCAAACTGCGTTTCATTTACTATTATTGGTATTTCTATAATGTCATTATGTAACAAACAGATGTTATGCAAAATGCAACAAACTACTACATATTTAGCTACTAAATCTGTCCTGGTCATTGGCAAAGTATCAAGAATACTTCTGAATCTTCCTTTTAAGAGTCCCAGTGACCTTTCTACAATCATACGCGCAgaagaatgtattttattatatgttacttCTGTTTCTGTCAAATGCCCATTATCTCGATAAGGAaccattatatatttttggattCCATACGCAGCATCTCCTAACAGATGACTATCTTCTGGAAAATTTTCTTCTGTGCACATCTTTTGAAAACCCGATAAGCGATAGACTCTCATGTCATGTATGGAACCAACTTGTCCAGCATaacaatgcaaaaattttaaactgcAGTCACATATAACCtaaaaaaaacatgcaaattagattatatattataaaatagtaagcttttctgatttttttattttatttaaaaatataaaattattatgcatgcatgcgtgcgtgcgtgcgtgcgcgcgcgcgcgtgtgtgcgtgtgtgtgtgtgtgttatcttcgtatttttatatttatggaCCTGTAGCTGTATTGAATGATATCCCTTCCTGTTTATATAGCACTCTGGATTGACTTTTGGCGCAACTATTTTTATGTGAGTGCCGTCAATTGCACCTATTGCTTTAGGAAAaccgtatttattttttatagttgtcCAGGTATCTTTTGCCTCTTCTGCAGATGACCATTTTATGAACGTATGCAAGTGAGTATATAGAGCAGAAACAATTCTTCTTATGCTTCTCCAAGCTGTTGCTTTTCCAACACCAAGTCTATCACTTACACTTCTGCACACAAAAATTCTTAtcatatatcaaatttattaaaaaataaagtatatataaaaacagtaagtaaaatacaataaataaaatatgtgaagaaataaaaataagaattgatagaaaaatattatacatacttaATAGTTGTATCAACATATTTAAGCTTCATATTATGAAATGTTTACCTATACGAATCAGGTGTTGCCATCATCCAAATagctaataataattgtttttctgCTTAATGGGTGACGTCCAAACTTTGAATCTTTTACAAGATGAGGAGTCAATAATGccagcaaaaatataaatgttttgcgTGTCATTCTACAAATagcaaacaaataatttttaatttgtagcttactgattaataaaaaaataaaatattttttaacattccaTTAAtcatgttacattttttaggttatgttatattaatttttcctattttttaattcctattttaatttatttacttaatttatgttatttatttgctttaaaatatagaaaaaattaattagattataataagattaaaattaaaggtgttaattatcattaatattgataaaaattttagtgaCAATCGATTCATAAGCGACTAATAATGatgagattaatataataaaattaatgtaagtAATAACTTACCGAAAATGGCTTTTAAATTCCATATCTGAATATAATGACACGATATTCTctacataatttttacattttattctagGTACAGGAGATCGTCGATTCAGttctcttaataaaatttcgtcATCCGAATCATTTGTGTCACTAGAATCACTTGattcatttataatatccAATATTATACGCACAATTAATGCAATACTTTTTTCAGAATTAGATGTTTCACTCATTTTTGACGACACTTGAAAGTAGTTATAAACATATATCAACTGTTGGAAGTTACTGCAAGTGCGTTCCTTTTTATGATCTCATAgcagtaaaaaaatacaagaagtTAAAACGGAACGATACCCGCAGTACACTTGTGTGACGTCACACTGTCAGTACTCGCAGTGAATAACGGAACGCACCctaaatttcaaaaaagattgctatatatattaaaagatctATTATATGATGGAAAAGTTCTCTTATATATAGATGATATACTTATTCTAACGGTAATgttgaatgaaaattttaatatcttaaaagaagtgttattgttattaaaaaaatataatttagaattaaatttttagcgaaatgtttatttttcaagacTGAGATCGAATTTCTTGGATACGTTGTATCTGCAAAAGGAATTACCATGAGTAAAAGACATACTCAGGCAATACTAGACTTTCCTCAACCAAAGAATGTAAAAGAAGTTTAAAGCTATTTAggatttcaattatttccagAAATTCATTAAAGATTATGCACTAAAAGTGAGACCACTTACATTGTTAACACGGAAAAATATAgagtttaattttgataatgatTGTATTAAAGCGTTTGAATCTCTTAAGAAAGAATTGACTTCGGCACCAGTGTTGCACATTTTTAATCCTTGCGCTGAAACCGAACTGCATACTGATGCCAGCTATCAAGGTCTTGGAGCTATTTTATTGCAGAAGCAAGTCAATAAAGTATGGGCCCCTATTGCCTATTTTAGTAAGGCTACAACAAATacggagaaaaaatatcacagcTACGAACTCGAGACTCTGGCTATAATTAAAGCAATAGAAAGATTTCATGTGTATTTACAAGGTATTACGTTTCGCATTGTAACTGACTGTAATTCATTAGTTCTTGCgatgaaaaagattaatattaaccCGAGAATAGCGCGCTGGTCGCTAGCGCTAGCtacaaagttataaatataatttaatacaccAATCGTCCGACCGTATGATACATGTCGACTGCCTGAGCCGAAACGTCATGATGATTAACGCTATTAATCTGGAGGATAAATTAATAGTATTGTTCGTTTTGTCTGTTCTGGGTCTATCTCGGAACAGACCCAAGCAGACCTGGGTATCTTTGGGTTAAGATAGAAGAACTCCGGAAGTGGGTCGTAGAACAGGAAGTTAATTACTTATGTGCTTTGAACGACTCTGAAATGAACTCGAACCACTATAAAAAGAACACAGTTTATAACCTAATCTGAATATAACatgtgcatatttttaaagGTGTTCTCGATTTCGTTTTACTTCGTTTTTCGACTTATATATTTGGTGTATAAAGTAATCATGACTTTTTCAtcctcatcatcatcatccgATTCAAAGATATCTATCGGCGAGGAAATACTTTTTGATTCATTTTCATCTTCTGAAGACGAAAGCGATAAAAATAGACTGCATAGAAAATTATGAAGCTGTCATGTCTGAATACAGCGAAAAAGAATTTGCAACACACTTTAGATTAAGAAGAGATGTTGTTAATCAACttattttacagtttttgCAATCAGTGCATTACATGTCTATTGTCAATGGTAAgtattgttacgtcctaacCTGGAGGGAAAGGGGCGGAGTCAGGTATACGGAcggacgcaacaataaaagtatgaaTTTGTGTTGTTTGCTCGCTGGTCGGTATGAGAGGAGgcgaccgcacgagccgaacGATTTTCCTTGGCTGAGAACAGGTCAACGATCGTAAGGATCGATATTACGCTGTTAGAGGCCTCAACCAATCGTTCGTGGTTCCTTTTTCTGGTCAAGAGAATTAACTCCTTTTACCAAGGGCGGAACCTCGTGCAATTTTCAAAAGGAGAGGtgttagagagagagagagagagagagagagagaggggggagagaggggggagagagggggagagaggggggagagagagggagagaggaagagggagagaaagagagagagagagagggggagaaagagagggggagagagagagagagacagagagagagagagagacagagagagagagagagagagagagagagagagagagagagagagagagagagagagagagagagagagagagagagagagagagagagagagagagagagagagagggagagagaaagagagagagagagagagagagagagggggagaaagagagggagagagagagagagagagagagagagagagagagagagagagagagagagagagagagagagagagagagagagagagagagagagagagagagagagagagagagagagagagagagagagagagagagagagagagagagagagagagagagagagagagagagagagagagagagagagagagagagagagagagagagagagagagagagagagagagagagagagagagagagagagacagagagacagagagagagagagagagagagacagagagaaaagGAGCCAATTAGAGGAAACGAGGAAGAAGGATAACTTATTAAATAGgtaatacaaaattgtataattactgtaacattaaaaattgaaataaaagattgtatAGCCATCATTActgtattaaatgtttattttgtttcttggATTTCCAGAGaagtttttttgtttcttggaTTCCAGAGGAGTTTAGGTGTaagtaagtatatatttttttttatataagagcTGCTGTGCGCTTACAAAAAAGAAGGGTTGCTGTGCAccttataaaaagtattactGCGCTGTGCGCTTATAGAAAGAAGGGTTGCTGTGCACCTTCAAGAGTGACTGCTGTGCGTCTTTAAACACTTGTTATAAAAAGAAGAGTTGCTGTGCACCTGTAAAAAGCAATTGCTGTGctcttgcaaataataatctaaaatatatatttaattaaaagacaaaaatacttataaaatggaaaaacaaATAACGCTGTCGTCTGATCAAAAACGTATTATTGCTCAAGGCGAATGGTTAAatgatatatgtacatacgGAGCATTTTGCACATCTTTTAAAAACTTGTTCAGATTATAGACCTGTGCAAacacaaaaattgtattctctTGATACAATACAATGTGCAtcagaatataaaaaacatatacagatattatttaGTTCGTCAGGTCTAAACGCATTAGATGGACATTGGATATGTAGCtattatgacaaaaaaatttatttatttatgattcgtttaataataaaaagttgcaCAGAGATTATGAACAATTTTAAAGACGATTATTTCCAACTTATCCTTTTGAAAAACGACCTATCAAATTTCCAGCTGTGCAATGTCAACCAAATTGTAATGATTGCGGTGTTTTCGCTATAGCTTTTGCAATTTCGTtactattcaatattaaaccaGAAAAAGTTAAGTATGATCATAGCTTAATGCGTtcacatttgataaaaatttttgaatctaatGTAATCGAACATTTTCCTCAAGATCCAAAATATGGTGTTCAAAAAGTACTTTCATTGgcattaataaaagcaaaagaagCTGAAACAACTCGTAAGCGTATGATACATCAAAATAAgacaaatgaaaagaaattaaatcaattggAAGAGTATAATCGTCCttgtaaattaaagaaattaaataatgatttgttaaaaatgcaaaaaaacatAGCAGATTTAGACAAAATTGCAGatctaacattaattaataataatcgaatTGATCaagttgataaaaaagattataaagagAATGAAGGACGTATACAGGTGTACTTAGAAAATGATATGCAAAATGAAAGATATCGAGATCAAATGATTATAAAAACTGAGACAAAAATAGTTTTGTTATccgaacaaaaaaatattattgttcaaggTGAATGGCTAACagatttgcatataaaacattttaatcatcTTTTAGAAAGATGTTCTAATTATAGACCTGTCGAAACATTGCTATTACAATGTCTTGATGAAATACAACCTATACCTGACAATAATgaacatatacagatattatatAGTTCGTCACGTCCTGGCGCATTAGATGGACATTGGATATGCAGTTATTATGATGcacaaaacttatttatttatgattcattgaataaaaagaagttgcataaaaatcatgaacaatttttaagacTATTATTTCCGACTTATTCTTTTGATCAACGGCCTGTCCGATTTCCTACTGTGCAGCAACAACCAAACGGTAATGATTGTGGTGTTTTTTCTATAGCTTTTGCAACTTCATTACTATTTAATATCAAGCCTGATACAGTAAAGTAAGATCATAGCTTAATGCGTTCacatttagtaaaaattttggaatCTAATGTAATAGAGCATTTTCctcaagatttaatatatggagttattcaaaaaatatctccgttagcaataataaaaccaaAGAAAGTAGCTCCTTCACGTACAATaggacaaaataaaatagaacaaaaatcaaatacattaaagaacaattttgttgatcaaattaataacaagGATAACCaagagataataaatatagatgatATTACATTGACtaacaattttgttgataacaaagaaagttgcaaaaaggaaaatcaagatatatgtgattacttaaaaaattatgcgcATTACGAACGACatcaatataaacaaaatttagaatataatcgtgctaaaaaaatacagaaatataaggaaaatttagaagataattgcgttaaaaaaaagcgcacatataaaaaaaaattagaagataaTCGCGCTAAAAAGAAGCGCAgatatgaagaaaatgtacaaaataatcgTGCTAAAAAGAAGCgcagatataaagaaaatttagattataatCGCACTAAAAAGCGGCaacaatatgataaaaattttgcaatgcgATGCACGCAAGAGCGCATACGTTATTCTAAATTGATGCAAAAGGAAGAAagtagacaaaaaatattagaacgtAAATGGAATTAtaacaaacaatattataagaaaaagaaagaagaaagagaaaaaaagaatgaaacattgaaatataaacataacataaaaaattgcaatgttaCTAATAACAtcactaaaaaatatagaaatgttcggtgcaaaaattctataaaattaaaaaatggttctTTGATaacattcattaaaaatatttcgaaaaaattaaatattgaatgtaatatcgaaaaacaATTAGAAGCTGAGAAAATAGTACGTTGGTGTAATaatgttagaaataattatattgacgacatgaataaaatattatatagactTAAAAAGAAAGCAGAAGTATGTTTGACTCTTGTTGCTGAATGTCATACAATTGATGAACAATTGAATGCTTTGTGTGGAGTATCTAGACATACAGCTTCAtccgaaaattattttgcagattCTATGTATTGTAAAGCAACTTTATAAGAATCTTTAGCAATGAATATGGAAGGTCAAGTTATAAATGTGTTACCTTTGACAACAGCACGAGCGAAAAAGTCATGGTCGTGTTGTCCcactttatgtaaaattgacaATCCAGCTTTGATTAAacgttatcaaaaatttcttgaaactgTTGATTCAtgtgctttaaaaaatatacctaCATTGGTAGaagatatgtataaatgtatagtAAAAACTTCAGATTTAAAATTGGGTCACGCGCAAAGTTGTTACATCGATTTAACTCTTTGTAAAGCGATGTTTCTACCAGTTGTATTGCTATCGCCTcacttttcaaaaataagaaatattaaacgttTGATTTATCAACTCACAAGTGTTTGTGGACAAATGTTTAAGTTAGATAAAGCATTAAATTGTGCTGATTTAGatgtattaaatgaaattgtgACTGCAGCACAAGAAATAACAGATATGTACAAACGTAAGCAAAGCGATGCAATTGCAAATGAgtatgatatattttctaaatataagaatgcatttaagatattaaaaaaacgctTAATGGATACACCGCGTCATGCTTGTGTATCATGTGAAAGACTTTGTTATAGAAGAAACGTTTCTGAGATCACAAgtcttagaataaaaatggatactccaatttggaaagatttaatggaacatgtaaaaaagcaacaaattaattcgcagtacatatgtatttattgtaaaggAAAATTTCGTGAAGGTTCGATGCCTGCATATTGCATCTTGAATAATCTTCGTACAAATCATGTGCCGGATGTGATATTATCTCTTAACACATTCGAAAAGATTCTTATACAGAGAGCTAAAGCGTTTCAAACTGTTGTTAAAATGGGAActgttatgaataaaaaattacctgGAAgacaaatgatacaaaaagttAAAGGTAGAACCTTTCATTTACCACTTCCAATACAAgagacattaaacaaattatgttctGAAACtgatgcgataaatatta
This DNA window, taken from Linepithema humile isolate Giens D197 chromosome 7, Lhum_UNIL_v1.0, whole genome shotgun sequence, encodes the following:
- the LOC137000974 gene encoding putative nuclease HARBI1, giving the protein MIRIFVCRSVSDRLGVGKATAWRSIRRIVSALYTHLHTFIKWSSAEEAKDTWTTIKNKYGFPKAIGAIDGTHIKIVAPKVNPECYINRKGYHSIQLQVICDCSLKFLHCYAGQVGSIHDMRVYRLSGFQKMCTEENFPEDSHLLGDAAYGIQKYIMVPYRDNGHLTETEVTYNKIHSSARMIVERSLGLLKGRFRSILDTLPMTRTDLVAKYVVVCCILHNICLLHNDIIEIPIIVNETQFEPNRDTIDPQNKEQGIEKRNLIAQSFINP